GTCTAAGATCTACTACTCCTGCATTAAATCTTTATGGGAAGAACGCAAGCGTTTGCTATCCATGCGCTCTGAAATACAATCGCAGAGACGGATTAGTTGCCGGGAATTTTTTTCTGTCTTCACCTTTCTTCCACACAAATTAAAGATGCTGTTAAAATATGGACTTCCGAAATTGGATTAAACTAAATCTGTGGCATATTGACATTGATAATGTGAAAAGGGGAATATCTGTGATCAAGTCGTTTTATAAAAAGATATATGAGAGATTGAAATATACAACTCTTTTTGGAAGAGGCCAGCTTATAAAGTATCTTGAACAAGAGATTGTCCTGGACTGTAGCTCATTGCTGGATTTAGGCTGTGGCTCTGACTCACCAATCTCAAGATTTTCTTCAAAAATACCCTACCGCGTGGGTGTTGATATATTTGATAATTCTATATGGTTAAGCAAAAAGAACAATATACACAATGAATATATTAAGATAGATATACTTGATGTTGAAAATGAATTTAAGGAAAACTCTTTCGATTGTGTCATTGCCATTGATTTAATAGAGCACCTTTCGAAAGAAGATGGCCTGAAGTTGCTGAGAATAATGGAGAAAATATCGAAGAAAAAAGTTGTTATTTCTACACCAAACGGTTTTGTTCCCCAGAATGAATATGACGGAAATAGATATCAGGTACATCTGTCAGGGTGGTCGTACGAAGAGATGGTAAAGATGGGCTTCCGCATAATCGGCATTGGTGGTTGGAAGATTTTAAGAGGTGAACGTGGAGAAATAGTTTGGCGGCCCAAAATTTTATGGTTCCTCATCTCAAGGTTCACCCACTTTTATACAAGAAATCATCCTGAGCATGCCTTCAGCATTCTGTGTATAAAAAATTTGTAGGGCACTTGAGTTTATAATAAAATGAAAAATAGACGAATCTGGTTGATTGTTGCAACAGGAGCTTTTGTCGTTCTAATAGCTGTCTATATTAATTCTCAGCGGCACCTTCTTGAATATTTAAAGAATGTGAATTTGTCTACTGTTGCTTACCTGATGGTGATTATGATTTTATTCCAAATAACAAATGGACTTATATTAAAAGAGATCGCGTCCAAATTTAATATAAGGTTGATCAGCAAAGAGTGGTTTGGCCTCCCCTTTGTTACTGCAATGGGAAATTATATAACACCTTTTTCCGGTGGTATGATTGCCCGGGCATCATACCTGAAGTACCGCCATAGTTTTCCTTATGCGCGGTTTGTTTCGGTTCTTGGGGCAAGCTACCTGATATATTTCTGGGTTGCCGGAATTGCAGGTATTATCACCTTAATGCTGCCATTTGAAAGATCTATGCTCTATTGGGAATTGATACTTTTTTTTGCAGGAGTAGTTCTGGTCATTTCATCTCTTGCCATGCTCCCCACTATAAAGATCCCCGGCAATAATTGGGTGGCTGTATCTTTGAATAATGCCATTGACGGATGGACCCTCATAAAGAGAGACTCACTCCTATTGGTTAAGCTTGCATTGTATACACTTGCGAATATCCTTCTAACTGGTCTCACTTTCTGGTTGGCATTTGTTGCACTGTCTGATTCTTCTTTATCTTTTGGGACAATTTTTTTGATCAGCTTGTTCTCCAGTTTTTCTATCTTGCTAAAGATAACTCCCGGGAACCTTGGCATTTCAGAAGCTATCATAACTCTTAGCTCAGGAATTTTGGGGGTTGGCGCTGGCCTTGGTTTACTGGCGTCTTTGCTCATCAGGGCGGTTTCCCTGATTCCGATCTTTGCCTTGGGCCCGATCTTCAGCTTTGTGCTCACCCGTGAATTGACGGCCCATCGTTCAAATAACAAATCAAAAACGGTTTAACTGCTGTTGATTTCTGTTTTTGAGACTGAAAGGATAGAATTAATGACGGGTCTTGAAAAACATATTATTGTGATTACGAGTTTTTATATCGGTCATATTCGGGAAATATCTTTGATTTAGTGATTTTCATCTTCGCTAGGCGAAATATCAGGGCTGTAAGCAAACATCCGAAACCGTACTTGATGCTTCGTGGCAGGTTAATCGATGAGGCTTCGGGAAAATACTTTGTCGGACAACTGACCTCGGCAATCGTATACCCGAACCACACAATCTGTGCAAGCATCTGATTGTCAAACACAAAATCATCGGAATTGACTTCCAGGGGCAACTGTTCCAGGAGTTCCCGTGAGAATGCCCGGTATCCTGTATGATATTCAGAAAGCTTTGCCCCTAAAAAAATGTTTCCAACAAAAGTAAGGAACCGGTTTGCGATATATTTCCAAATAGGCATGCCTCCTTCAAGGGCGTACCCCCCAAGAATTCTGGATCCCAGTACGCAGTGATAAAGATCATTTCCAATCATGGAAACCATGGCGGGAATGAGTTTTGGGGTGTACTGGTAATCCGGGTGGACCATAACAATAATATCTCCACCCTCTTCAAGTGCCAGCCTGTAACATGATTTCTGATTGGCTCCGTAGCCTAAATTACTTTGATGCGTGTAGACTTTTGTGTTCGGTAGGGTCTTTGCGATAGATGTGGTGCTATCCTGACTTGCGTCATCGACTATAATAACCAGATCAACAACTTCCTGGGCCATAACTTCCGCGTGGGTTCTTTTTAGTGTCTGCTCAGCATTATAAGCAGGCATAACTACGACAACTTTTTTTTGTTTATACATGTCAAACCTTCACCTGTTAGTTTCTAAAACTTTTTTTATCATCTCCGCATATCTTTTGGAGGCCCCCATGTTTGAGACAACACTTTTTCGCCCCTCTTCCCCTTTACGCAATAGTCTCTCCGGGTCTTCCAGGAGCGCACGTATTTCCTCCAGGAGTTCGTCACCGTTTCTGATGGTAATGCCTCCCCCCGCTTCCTCCAGAAGATTTTTTTCATCCATGAAGTCATCCATGGAAGGACCGTAAAATATGACCTTACCCCAGGCGGCGGGCTCGAGTATGTTCTGCCCCCCTTTTGGAACCAGACTCCCCCCGCAAAAGACAACGGTGGCCAGGCTGTATACCTTGAAGAGTTCCCCTATGATATCGATGATGATGACTCTTTCCTGTGAACGTTTCTTGCTGTTTTTTATCTCGGTCATCATGATGCAATCGGAAAATCCGGCTTCGCTTACAAGAGAACGTACCTCATTGCCCCTTTCGACGTGGCGCGGGATGATAATTAGCTTACAATCGGGATATTCTTCAAGGAGTCGTCGGTAGACAGAGAGTATTATTTCTTCTTCGGTATCGTGGGTACTCCCCGCCACGAACACCATTGATCCGGGTACTATGTTGAGCTTTCCTGAAATTTCCTGTTGTAATTTTGGATCTACCATCGCTGCAAGGCTGTCATACTTTGAATTCCCGAATACATGTACCTTAGAATGGGGTACACCGAGCGCTCTGATTCGGCCGGCATCTGTTTCGGATATTACCCCTATCTCATCGACCTGCTTCAATACCTCTTTCCAGAAGAAGCGGAATTTTATGTAGTTTTTAAAGGAACGTGGCGATATCCTCCCATTAACCATGACTATTTTAATGCCTGCTTTTTTACAGATCCGGAGGAAATTTGGCCAGAGTTCCGTTTCTACGGTGACAAATATGTCCGGTCTCACAAGTCCCAATACTCTTCTTACCACAAAGGGAATATCAAGGGGGTAGTAGATATATGATGTGGCATCGGTGGCCATCCTGTGTGCCATAGCCTGACCGGTCTCCGTACTGGTGGAAAGGATGATGCACGCGGAAGGAAAAATTTCTCTTAGAGAAGAGACAATAGGAGCGGCGGCTGTAACCTCGCCAACCGATACTGCGTGGACCCATATCCTGGGACTCCCCTCCATTGTTTTTAAAATCCCCGGCTCAATAAGACCGAATTTAGGCCCAAGACTTTTTCTGTACTTGCCTGTAAGGATCATCTTTGAGAGATAGTAGGGGAGCAGAAAAAGGCTGCTGATAAATAGAATTATGTTGTATGTTGTATACATCGGTCACCTTTGAAGTATTGACATCCATACCCTAATATAGTATCAGTTTCAATACGTTTTGTTATTAAAAAGAAAGGATTTGTCAGCAATGAGACGGATAAACAAATTTTATGCGATGATAGCTGTCCTTTCGCTCATTATGTTCATCTTTGCTGGATGCGCCAGATACGAGAGGAAGGTCGTACCTTTAAAAATGCCCACCGCCTATCCGAATGTAACTGAGGCTGCCGGGGCGCTTATAGCAACCAAGGCCTACGATGACAAAAAAGAGGCGGAAGAGGCCTTCGGATTTGACATCAGAGATGCAGGGATACTGCCTGTCCAGGTGATCTTTGATAATAAAGGTACCCACTCGATAGAGATTGTTGCAAATCAGACATTTCTGGTTGACGTAGAAAACAATCTCTGGCCTATAATCGATGCGAGACTTGCCTACGATCGAATATCGAAAAAGACCGAGCTTGGCAAAGTCGCCCCTGAAGCGACAAAATCAGGATTGCTTGCCGGTGCCGCCGGGGCAATTATCGGTGCGGCAGTCGGTATTGTAACGGGACAGAATGTTGGCGATGCCGCCATGAAGGGTGCTGCCGTTGGTGCGGCTGCGGGTATAACAATGGGGGGCGCCGGGGGATTATCAA
This window of the Syntrophales bacterium genome carries:
- a CDS encoding class I SAM-dependent methyltransferase, which produces MIKSFYKKIYERLKYTTLFGRGQLIKYLEQEIVLDCSSLLDLGCGSDSPISRFSSKIPYRVGVDIFDNSIWLSKKNNIHNEYIKIDILDVENEFKENSFDCVIAIDLIEHLSKEDGLKLLRIMEKISKKKVVISTPNGFVPQNEYDGNRYQVHLSGWSYEEMVKMGFRIIGIGGWKILRGERGEIVWRPKILWFLISRFTHFYTRNHPEHAFSILCIKNL
- a CDS encoding lysylphosphatidylglycerol synthase transmembrane domain-containing protein, whose translation is MKNRRIWLIVATGAFVVLIAVYINSQRHLLEYLKNVNLSTVAYLMVIMILFQITNGLILKEIASKFNIRLISKEWFGLPFVTAMGNYITPFSGGMIARASYLKYRHSFPYARFVSVLGASYLIYFWVAGIAGIITLMLPFERSMLYWELILFFAGVVLVISSLAMLPTIKIPGNNWVAVSLNNAIDGWTLIKRDSLLLVKLALYTLANILLTGLTFWLAFVALSDSSLSFGTIFLISLFSSFSILLKITPGNLGISEAIITLSSGILGVGAGLGLLASLLIRAVSLIPIFALGPIFSFVLTRELTAHRSNNKSKTV
- a CDS encoding glycosyltransferase family 2 protein, with protein sequence MYKQKKVVVVMPAYNAEQTLKRTHAEVMAQEVVDLVIIVDDASQDSTTSIAKTLPNTKVYTHQSNLGYGANQKSCYRLALEEGGDIIVMVHPDYQYTPKLIPAMVSMIGNDLYHCVLGSRILGGYALEGGMPIWKYIANRFLTFVGNIFLGAKLSEYHTGYRAFSRELLEQLPLEVNSDDFVFDNQMLAQIVWFGYTIAEVSCPTKYFPEASSINLPRSIKYGFGCLLTALIFRLAKMKITKSKIFPEYDRYKNS
- a CDS encoding 3-deoxy-D-manno-octulosonic acid transferase, with protein sequence MYTTYNIILFISSLFLLPYYLSKMILTGKYRKSLGPKFGLIEPGILKTMEGSPRIWVHAVSVGEVTAAAPIVSSLREIFPSACIILSTSTETGQAMAHRMATDATSYIYYPLDIPFVVRRVLGLVRPDIFVTVETELWPNFLRICKKAGIKIVMVNGRISPRSFKNYIKFRFFWKEVLKQVDEIGVISETDAGRIRALGVPHSKVHVFGNSKYDSLAAMVDPKLQQEISGKLNIVPGSMVFVAGSTHDTEEEIILSVYRRLLEEYPDCKLIIIPRHVERGNEVRSLVSEAGFSDCIMMTEIKNSKKRSQERVIIIDIIGELFKVYSLATVVFCGGSLVPKGGQNILEPAAWGKVIFYGPSMDDFMDEKNLLEEAGGGITIRNGDELLEEIRALLEDPERLLRKGEEGRKSVVSNMGASKRYAEMIKKVLETNR